Proteins from one Prevotella sp. E2-28 genomic window:
- a CDS encoding NUDIX domain-containing protein, which produces MKDNLQELFPLVDEEGTVIGKATRGECHNGSRLLHAVVHLHVFNAQGDVYLQKRPEWKDIQPGKWDTAVGGHIDYGETPELALSREVREELGITDFTPEFIGKYVFDSQRERELVYVNRTTYTGEVKPSEEELDGGRFWSMQEIREAMGQGILTPNFEREFQRFFLNQE; this is translated from the coding sequence ATGAAAGATAATTTGCAAGAGCTGTTCCCTTTGGTTGACGAGGAAGGAACGGTGATAGGAAAGGCCACACGTGGCGAGTGCCATAACGGTTCACGACTGCTTCATGCGGTGGTTCATCTGCATGTATTTAACGCGCAGGGTGATGTGTATCTGCAGAAGCGTCCGGAGTGGAAGGATATTCAGCCAGGGAAATGGGATACGGCCGTAGGCGGACATATTGATTACGGCGAGACACCAGAGTTGGCACTGAGTCGTGAGGTACGTGAGGAACTGGGCATTACCGATTTTACGCCAGAGTTCATCGGGAAATATGTGTTCGACAGTCAGCGTGAGCGTGAGTTGGTATATGTGAACCGTACTACTTATACTGGCGAGGTGAAACCATCAGAGGAGGAACTGGACGGCGGACGCTTTTGGTCGATGCAGGAAATCCGTGAGGCAATGGGACAAGGTATTCTCACCCCTAATTTCGAACGTGAGTTTCAGCGTTTCTTCCTTAACCAAGAATAA
- a CDS encoding RNA-binding domain-containing protein: MDDKRYLQSLIREGEHQQQDFKYRVSDAMKLAKSVSAFANTDGGRLLIGVRDDGHMSGVRDEEEIYMMHQAAYRYCRPQASIKFDTYHIEGRHIVIATVPPTDHRPVCAIDDEGKQRAYIRIADENIVASPVHLAIWRESQNPQGTMMTYTDTVRKLIEAMQDQRLTLNQLVRRSGIPRPKVITLLARLIRFHVAQWEYTDQQFLFSQTP, translated from the coding sequence ATGGACGACAAACGCTATCTTCAAAGCCTCATTAGGGAGGGTGAACACCAACAACAGGATTTCAAATACAGGGTATCCGATGCCATGAAACTGGCAAAATCTGTATCAGCATTTGCAAATACTGACGGCGGACGGCTACTTATTGGTGTTCGTGACGATGGTCACATGTCGGGTGTTCGCGATGAGGAAGAAATATACATGATGCATCAAGCCGCCTACCGTTATTGTCGCCCTCAGGCCAGTATCAAGTTTGATACCTACCACATCGAAGGCCGTCATATTGTCATTGCCACCGTTCCCCCTACAGACCATCGTCCTGTCTGTGCCATCGACGATGAAGGCAAGCAACGAGCCTATATCCGTATTGCCGACGAAAACATCGTTGCCTCACCTGTTCATCTGGCTATCTGGCGCGAATCACAAAACCCTCAAGGCACTATGATGACTTATACGGATACCGTCCGTAAACTGATTGAGGCCATGCAGGATCAGCGCCTCACGCTCAATCAACTGGTGCGTCGTTCTGGCATTCCGCGCCCAAAGGTTATCACGCTCTTGGCACGCCTTATCCGGTTTCACGTTGCTCAGTGGGAATATACCGACCAGCAATTCCTGTTCAGTCAGACCCCATAA
- a CDS encoding TIGR03915 family putative DNA repair protein, which yields MLVYTFDNTLDGLLTAVFDSFLLKQQPECLLAEGEQLPLFVDQQYRVVTDSEKAERVWKGLEKQLSKDGLHMITISWLSEERTLNQPLFNFICKVFRPESKGQVHNSGLNHATCPLDSLERNASDLDVLAVRNTCRRVLHEQLRMKQFIRFQKAKDGTYLAVVSPDHNVLPLIIDHFQDRFNDQPWLIYDAKRHYGYYYDGKAVIHVTFQDEASVPFDLSNGKLDADVLSDNDKIFQDLWRTYFKAICIKERMNPKKQLSDMPRRYWKYMTEKNG from the coding sequence ATGCTGGTATATACCTTCGATAATACGCTGGATGGTCTGTTGACTGCCGTGTTCGACAGCTTTCTCCTGAAGCAGCAGCCTGAGTGCTTGCTGGCAGAGGGGGAACAGTTACCGCTGTTCGTTGACCAGCAATATCGGGTGGTGACAGATAGCGAGAAGGCCGAGCGCGTGTGGAAAGGATTGGAGAAGCAGCTTTCCAAAGACGGGCTTCACATGATTACCATCAGTTGGCTGTCGGAGGAGCGGACGCTGAACCAGCCATTGTTCAATTTCATCTGTAAGGTCTTTCGACCAGAATCAAAGGGACAGGTCCATAATTCAGGCTTGAATCACGCGACCTGTCCCCTTGATTCTCTCGAACGCAATGCTTCTGACCTTGATGTGCTGGCAGTGAGGAATACCTGTAGGCGTGTGCTCCATGAACAACTGCGCATGAAGCAGTTCATTCGTTTCCAGAAAGCGAAAGACGGCACCTACCTCGCCGTCGTATCGCCCGACCATAACGTACTGCCACTTATCATCGACCACTTTCAGGATCGCTTCAATGACCAGCCTTGGTTGATTTATGATGCCAAGCGGCACTACGGCTACTATTATGACGGAAAAGCCGTTATCCACGTCACCTTTCAGGATGAGGCCTCTGTGCCCTTCGATTTATCGAACGGAAAACTTGATGCTGATGTGCTGAGTGATAACGATAAGATATTCCAAGACCTCTGGCGTACCTACTTCAAGGCTATCTGCATCAAGGAGCGCATGAATCCAAAGAAGCAACTCAGCGATATGCCTCGCCGCTATTGGAAATATATGACGGAAAAGAATGGGTGA
- a CDS encoding transposase, whose translation MDERKKRHIEWSKKQEKKPSMKRRCEEHDYTQRGIYMITMATEGRLPLFGTLKGDPLVTNGNDKPQIVLSPLGEQVKACWFDIHSHYPEVSVIKLCIMPDHIHGVLFVKEDMPYHLGTIINGFKSGTRKAARELGVITATLSPSTQLSPTVQYTEASPQSHHALGVLWEPGYNDRILLQEGQLQRMLNYLDDNPRRLLLKQAHSQYFKPLGKLTIAGLDMEAMGNTALLEKPVKLQVQCSRHLYQNEIEERKRYFLNAAQQGAVIVSPCISPGEKQIATAVLEAQLPLIVLLLKGFPPFFKPQPRYLMACAEGRLLMLSPYPWQNEKIENMRQRCLQLNDIAAEICKS comes from the coding sequence ATGGACGAAAGAAAGAAAAGACACATTGAGTGGTCTAAAAAACAAGAAAAGAAGCCCTCGATGAAGCGTCGTTGCGAAGAGCACGACTATACTCAGCGAGGCATCTACATGATAACGATGGCCACTGAAGGACGATTACCCTTATTCGGCACATTAAAAGGAGACCCTTTAGTCACAAATGGTAATGATAAGCCACAAATAGTCCTCTCGCCATTAGGAGAACAGGTGAAAGCCTGTTGGTTTGACATTCATAGTCACTACCCTGAGGTATCTGTCATCAAACTTTGTATCATGCCAGACCATATCCATGGGGTGCTCTTTGTTAAAGAAGATATGCCATATCACCTAGGCACTATCATCAATGGTTTCAAGAGTGGTACCAGGAAAGCTGCCCGTGAACTGGGAGTCATCACGGCGACATTGTCGCCATCTACCCAACTATCCCCTACAGTCCAGTACACTGAGGCATCGCCTCAGTCTCACCACGCCCTCGGCGTCCTTTGGGAACCTGGCTACAACGACCGCATCCTACTTCAGGAAGGACAACTTCAGCGTATGCTAAACTATCTTGATGACAATCCCAGGCGCCTCTTGCTGAAACAGGCACACTCTCAATACTTCAAGCCTTTGGGCAAACTGACCATAGCAGGTCTTGATATGGAGGCTATGGGCAATACGGCCCTCCTTGAGAAACCTGTTAAACTACAGGTACAGTGCTCGCGCCACCTCTACCAGAACGAGATAGAAGAACGCAAACGGTACTTCCTGAATGCAGCCCAACAAGGTGCCGTCATCGTCTCTCCCTGTATCAGTCCTGGCGAGAAACAGATTGCTACAGCCGTTTTAGAAGCTCAACTCCCTCTTATTGTCCTGCTGTTAAAAGGCTTTCCTCCCTTCTTTAAGCCTCAACCCCGCTATCTCATGGCTTGTGCCGAAGGTCGTCTGCTCATGCTCAGTCCCTACCCTTGGCAGAATGAAAAAATAGAAAACATGCGCCAACGATGCCTTCAACTCAACGATATTGCTGCTGAAATATGTAAATCATAG
- a CDS encoding nucleotidyl transferase AbiEii/AbiGii toxin family protein — protein sequence MVAAYAQKQGTATPNIEQEVMQHIALAGLHRGGFFQHAAFYGDTCLRLFHNLPRYSEDMDFSLIEKRDDIHIENYFPAIIEEFRLAGHEVSIVRKDKKTFGRVESAFLKDNTEAYDIKFQTKKTVKVKIELDTDPPLAFETEQLTLQQPYSFMTRCFTLPDLYAGKMHAMVYRAWQRRVKGRDWYDFEWYVRWNTPLDFKHLQERIREFNGEEVTKESFMSLLRNKLATTDIERVKEDVIGFVNDPHELDIWSNDYFLQLADRIVFKE from the coding sequence ATGGTGGCTGCGTATGCACAAAAGCAGGGAACAGCAACACCTAACATAGAGCAAGAGGTGATGCAACACATAGCCCTTGCAGGGCTGCATCGAGGGGGATTCTTCCAGCATGCAGCATTTTATGGTGATACATGTTTGAGACTGTTTCACAATCTGCCAAGGTATTCAGAGGATATGGACTTCTCTCTGATAGAAAAACGTGATGACATCCATATTGAAAATTATTTCCCTGCCATTATAGAAGAGTTCCGCTTAGCAGGCCATGAGGTGAGTATCGTCAGGAAAGACAAGAAGACCTTCGGGCGCGTAGAATCGGCATTTCTAAAGGACAATACAGAAGCCTACGACATCAAGTTTCAGACAAAAAAGACGGTGAAGGTAAAAATAGAGCTGGATACAGATCCGCCTTTGGCCTTTGAAACAGAACAATTAACTCTGCAACAGCCATACTCGTTTATGACACGTTGCTTTACGCTGCCAGACCTCTATGCTGGCAAGATGCATGCGATGGTTTATAGGGCTTGGCAACGCAGGGTGAAAGGACGTGACTGGTACGACTTTGAGTGGTACGTGCGATGGAATACTCCTCTTGATTTCAAGCATTTGCAAGAGCGTATCCGTGAATTTAACGGTGAGGAAGTTACCAAGGAGTCATTTATGAGTCTACTTCGTAACAAGTTGGCTACAACGGATATCGAGCGAGTGAAGGAGGACGTAATAGGCTTTGTAAATGACCCTCACGAACTTGACATCTGGTCGAACGACTATTTCCTGCAACTGGCAGACAGAATAGTATTCAAGGAATAG
- a CDS encoding transforming acidic coiled-coil-containing protein, whose product MTTDSLYIRHRRFLGISVSFVLAFLTTPMLVHAQMDVATYNKERHQLINYHTNSQGNLESISIVDDDMTTIMLNVDGTTRSIVNSLATMEFEFDDTELDANYTVDGQRLSRCVYHIDQDVDFKKFKQEYLMYKGELNTLDKMDKFLSQGGAQLIYDATKHTLDMMSNPIQTCYGVLTKNPYEKEKTEIISADNIAEIVAGESSVMDKMKEFTIGYIFEHYNDWTADWASTVYKWMVKHYERQKNLNEQVQEWRQGIKEKVLRNEITIAEATEQIAKIEKERQSYKKIYAGFGQDVAVTITEKDGQEEVTYKVVDKDGRPAEERNAPAKGESSTVMRIVNEFSNRYKYGTLDHIAITYYTPSNGHEDWSYGLEKGKLVLKDHTDVEGDGKREHPHYRVWLDYSNDVNPKVWGSVQVQLWLSPGGNILNSYIIDCRGTQADYMNGKLPRKTRGDQFYFFPDSD is encoded by the coding sequence ATGACAACTGATTCTTTGTATATCAGACATAGGAGATTTCTAGGTATATCAGTTTCCTTCGTTCTGGCTTTCTTAACCACTCCTATGCTGGTCCATGCCCAGATGGATGTTGCCACCTATAATAAGGAGAGGCATCAGCTCATCAACTACCACACGAACAGTCAGGGAAATTTGGAGTCTATATCCATTGTCGATGACGACATGACAACGATTATGCTAAATGTCGACGGCACGACGCGATCGATTGTCAACAGCCTTGCCACCATGGAGTTTGAGTTTGATGACACAGAGCTGGATGCCAATTATACGGTCGACGGACAACGCCTGTCCCGTTGTGTCTATCATATAGACCAGGATGTCGACTTCAAGAAGTTCAAGCAGGAGTATCTAATGTATAAAGGCGAACTGAACACATTGGATAAGATGGACAAGTTCCTGTCTCAAGGCGGTGCGCAACTGATTTATGATGCGACGAAGCATACACTCGACATGATGTCGAATCCCATACAAACCTGCTACGGCGTTCTTACCAAGAATCCCTATGAGAAAGAAAAGACCGAAATTATTTCTGCCGACAATATTGCAGAAATCGTGGCGGGCGAATCGTCTGTCATGGATAAGATGAAGGAATTCACGATTGGTTATATCTTCGAACATTATAACGACTGGACGGCCGACTGGGCTTCTACGGTCTATAAATGGATGGTGAAACACTATGAGCGACAGAAGAACCTGAACGAACAGGTACAGGAATGGCGACAAGGCATCAAGGAGAAGGTGCTGAGAAACGAAATCACCATTGCCGAGGCAACAGAGCAGATTGCTAAAATAGAAAAGGAACGACAGTCATACAAAAAAATATATGCCGGATTCGGTCAGGATGTCGCCGTAACTATTACCGAGAAAGACGGACAAGAGGAGGTTACCTACAAGGTGGTAGACAAAGACGGACGCCCGGCAGAGGAAAGGAATGCACCTGCCAAAGGAGAATCAAGCACAGTCATGAGGATAGTCAATGAGTTTTCCAACAGGTATAAATACGGCACGCTGGACCATATTGCGATTACCTATTATACGCCCTCGAATGGCCATGAGGATTGGAGCTATGGTCTTGAAAAGGGGAAGCTGGTACTCAAAGATCATACCGACGTAGAAGGGGACGGAAAGCGTGAGCACCCCCACTACCGGGTGTGGTTAGACTATTCGAACGATGTCAATCCCAAAGTATGGGGCAGTGTGCAAGTACAACTATGGTTAAGTCCTGGAGGCAACATTCTCAACTCGTATATCATTGATTGCAGAGGAACACAGGCAGACTATATGAATGGTAAACTTCCACGCAAGACAAGAGGAGATCAGTTTTATTTCTTCCCTGATTCTGACTGA
- a CDS encoding putative DNA modification/repair radical SAM protein: MEKLRILAESAKYDVSCSSSGTVRKGKQGMVGNTVGGVGICHSFADDGRCISLLKVMLTNYCMYDCAYCINRRTNDIKRATLSVSELEEITMEFYRRNYIEGLFLSSGVVRNPDYTMERLTAIVRDLRTVHRFNGYIHLKTIPGASQELLQEAGRYADRMSINIEIPKEESLKALAPEKNHKSIFLPMSQIQQGVLENKEDRKKFRYAPRFVPAGQSTQMIVGATKESDLDILKMSNAMYQQPSMRRVYYSGYVSVNTYDPRLPVLKQPPLVRENRLYQADWLMRFYHFNVDEIVDDKHTHLDLDVDPKLGWALRHPEFFPVDINSASYEEILRVPGIGVKSAVLIVNSRRFNRITSYHLKKMGVVMKKAKYFITCGELTSNFSQPIIGINELHPERLRPLLISKTQQKRIAAEQQLSFDFQDEGNS; encoded by the coding sequence ATGGAGAAGTTGCGGATACTCGCAGAGTCGGCGAAGTACGATGTGTCGTGCTCGTCGAGCGGCACCGTGCGTAAGGGCAAACAGGGCATGGTGGGCAATACTGTGGGCGGTGTGGGTATCTGTCACTCGTTTGCCGATGACGGGCGTTGCATCTCTTTGTTAAAGGTTATGCTGACCAACTATTGCATGTATGATTGCGCCTATTGTATCAATCGTCGCACCAACGATATCAAGCGTGCCACCCTCTCCGTCTCAGAACTCGAAGAGATTACGATGGAGTTCTATCGCCGTAATTATATCGAAGGTCTGTTTCTGTCGAGCGGGGTAGTGCGTAATCCTGACTATACGATGGAACGACTCACAGCTATTGTGCGTGATTTAAGAACCGTCCACCGTTTTAATGGCTACATCCACCTGAAAACCATCCCTGGGGCTTCGCAAGAACTCTTGCAGGAAGCAGGACGCTATGCTGACCGCATGAGCATTAATATTGAGATTCCTAAAGAGGAATCGCTGAAGGCGCTGGCACCCGAGAAGAATCATAAAAGCATCTTCCTGCCGATGTCGCAAATTCAGCAGGGGGTGCTTGAGAATAAGGAGGATAGGAAGAAGTTTCGTTATGCCCCCCGTTTCGTTCCTGCAGGACAAAGCACTCAGATGATTGTGGGGGCTACGAAAGAGAGTGATTTGGATATTCTGAAAATGTCCAATGCTATGTACCAACAGCCTTCGATGCGTCGCGTGTATTATTCGGGTTATGTCAGTGTGAATACCTACGACCCGCGCCTACCAGTATTGAAGCAACCGCCTTTGGTACGCGAGAACCGTTTGTATCAGGCCGACTGGCTCATGCGTTTCTATCATTTCAATGTTGATGAGATTGTGGATGATAAGCACACGCACCTCGACCTCGACGTAGATCCAAAGTTAGGTTGGGCTTTGCGTCATCCAGAGTTCTTCCCTGTAGATATCAATAGTGCGTCCTACGAAGAAATCCTCCGCGTGCCGGGCATTGGCGTGAAAAGTGCCGTACTCATTGTCAACTCGCGTCGCTTCAACCGCATCACTTCTTATCACCTCAAGAAAATGGGGGTGGTGATGAAGAAAGCCAAATATTTCATCACCTGCGGTGAGCTCACCAGTAATTTCTCGCAGCCCATCATCGGCATCAACGAGTTGCACCCCGAGCGCCTGCGCCCCTTGCTTATTAGTAAGACGCAGCAGAAAAGAATCGCCGCCGAGCAGCAGCTATCGTTCGACTTTCAGGACGAAGGCAATTCGTAA
- a CDS encoding helix-turn-helix domain-containing protein, with protein sequence MEQNVELRNAWDFVEHTGRSIFLTGKAGTGKTTFLKAVVENSSKRSIVVAPTGVAAINAGGMTIHSFFQLPFSPFVPGAKIESKFDFGKEKRKIISSIDLLIIDEISMVRSDLLDAIDSVLRRYRDRYKPFGGVQLLMIGDLQQLTPVVTPEDERMLKPYYDTPYFFGSKALAEIEYVTIQLEHVYRQQDDTFLSLLNNVREGHPTTDDLTLLNKRYQPTFIPKPEEGYIRLTTHNHIANNYNESELRKLPNHPYTYQARIEGTFPEYSYPTAETLTLKVGAQVMFVKNDPSGEHRYYNGRIGHVTYADENRLTVYCPGDAEAIEVEPLVWENARYTLNEQTREIESEVLGKFSQLPLRLAWAITIHKSQGLTFEHAIIDANLSFAPGQVYVALSRCKTLEGMILASPIPPQAIINDTRVDSYITHQEEAALRSIEQLPTLKDEYYRHLLMELFDFKDILYREEYLGRIITEFFYRSFTDIAELHKRALEEYKQQVIVVADKWLAMIQQMSIADLREEAFLERVKRSAAYFEQALDKVLSKPFSMVPDIKSQNKQAMKRLTENYGDLRQAWLSRRYLLQQLSERTFTITDYLRQKQLSLLDAMDEQTLKKKKREKKVKEPKPQKEKTWAISFHLYQEGKTPELIARERGLTLGTIFGHLVRYIHTGDITIDDLIPQDHQQTILRAIHMADSNANTTAIKELCPPDITYDEIRLVLETMKLD encoded by the coding sequence ATGGAACAGAACGTAGAATTGCGCAACGCGTGGGACTTTGTAGAACACACGGGGCGTAGCATTTTTTTGACTGGTAAGGCAGGAACTGGAAAGACGACGTTCCTAAAAGCTGTAGTAGAAAATAGCAGCAAGCGCAGCATCGTGGTAGCACCAACGGGTGTGGCTGCCATTAATGCTGGCGGCATGACTATTCATTCGTTCTTCCAACTGCCGTTCTCGCCCTTCGTACCAGGTGCAAAGATTGAAAGTAAGTTTGATTTCGGCAAGGAGAAACGTAAGATTATCTCATCCATCGACCTGCTGATTATTGACGAGATATCAATGGTACGTAGCGACCTGCTGGATGCTATTGACAGCGTGCTGCGCCGTTATCGTGACCGATACAAGCCCTTTGGTGGGGTGCAACTACTGATGATAGGTGACCTGCAACAGTTGACACCCGTGGTGACGCCCGAGGACGAACGGATGTTGAAGCCATATTATGACACGCCCTATTTCTTCGGTTCAAAGGCATTGGCAGAGATTGAATACGTAACCATACAACTGGAGCATGTGTATCGTCAGCAGGACGACACATTCCTTTCATTACTAAATAATGTACGCGAGGGGCATCCTACGACTGACGACCTCACGCTACTGAACAAACGCTATCAGCCTACGTTCATCCCCAAGCCAGAAGAAGGATATATCCGACTGACAACGCATAATCATATAGCTAACAATTACAATGAGTCGGAGCTACGAAAGCTACCCAACCATCCTTATACTTATCAGGCCAGGATTGAGGGCACTTTCCCAGAATACTCCTACCCAACGGCTGAAACATTAACACTGAAGGTGGGCGCACAGGTGATGTTCGTGAAGAACGACCCCTCTGGCGAACACCGTTATTACAACGGACGTATAGGCCATGTGACCTATGCTGATGAGAATCGCTTAACGGTGTATTGTCCAGGCGACGCAGAAGCCATAGAGGTGGAACCGTTAGTATGGGAGAATGCACGCTATACGCTGAATGAACAGACACGTGAAATAGAATCGGAAGTACTGGGAAAATTCTCACAACTGCCCCTTCGACTGGCGTGGGCTATAACAATTCATAAGAGTCAGGGACTAACCTTCGAGCACGCCATTATCGACGCTAACCTATCGTTTGCCCCAGGTCAGGTGTATGTGGCATTGAGTCGCTGTAAGACACTGGAAGGGATGATACTGGCCTCGCCTATTCCCCCACAAGCCATTATCAACGATACGCGCGTGGACTCTTATATCACCCATCAGGAGGAAGCCGCCCTGCGAAGCATAGAGCAACTGCCCACGCTGAAGGATGAGTACTACCGCCACCTGCTGATGGAGCTGTTCGATTTCAAGGACATTCTCTATCGCGAAGAGTATCTGGGCAGAATCATTACGGAATTCTTCTATCGTAGCTTTACCGATATTGCCGAACTGCACAAACGGGCATTGGAGGAATACAAGCAACAGGTCATCGTCGTTGCAGACAAATGGCTGGCTATGATTCAGCAGATGAGCATCGCCGATTTGCGCGAGGAGGCTTTTCTGGAGCGTGTGAAGCGTAGTGCCGCCTATTTTGAGCAGGCACTCGACAAAGTGCTGTCCAAGCCTTTCTCTATGGTGCCCGATATCAAATCGCAGAACAAGCAAGCCATGAAGCGTCTCACAGAGAATTACGGAGACCTGCGACAAGCCTGGCTCTCACGCCGCTACCTACTACAGCAACTTTCTGAGCGCACATTCACCATTACCGACTATCTAAGGCAGAAACAACTCTCGCTACTGGACGCAATGGACGAACAGACACTAAAGAAAAAGAAGCGCGAGAAGAAAGTCAAAGAGCCAAAGCCACAGAAAGAAAAAACGTGGGCTATCAGTTTCCATCTTTACCAAGAGGGCAAGACTCCGGAACTGATAGCCCGCGAGCGCGGCCTTACATTAGGCACTATCTTTGGTCACTTAGTTCGTTATATTCACACGGGCGACATAACAATTGACGACCTTATTCCTCAGGATCATCAACAGACCATCCTACGTGCCATCCACATGGCCGACTCCAATGCCAACACCACAGCCATCAAGGAACTTTGTCCGCCAGACATTACCTATGATGAAATCCGACTGGTGCTTGAAACAATGAAGCTAGATTAA
- a CDS encoding glutamate synthase subunit beta, which translates to MGNPKAFLEIHRQEAGYRPIQDRIQDFSEVEQTLSTRERKLQASRCMDCGVPFCHWACPLGNKAPEWNDALYKGDWELAYKLLNTTNPFPEFTGRICPALCEKACVLNRFNHEPTTNREDEAAITEMAFQEGFITPRTDIKRNGKKVAVIGAGPAGLAAANDLNHMGYTVTVFEKNEAAGGLLRYGIPNFKLNKAIIDRRIALLEQEGIEFRYNSEISGESGISGISGDYDAVVISTGTPTARDLKAPGRELKGVHFALEMLSQQNRVLAGMEFSKDERVTAKGKDVLVIGGGDTGSDCIGTAHRQGCKSVTQIEIMPKPVEGPEDPQNPWPNWPRTLKTTSSHEEGCTRRWNINTLEFLGKDGKLTGVKVQEIDWKPNPEGGRPIMVEKGKPEIIKAELVLLAMGFLKPEHPEYPKNVFVCGDSANGASLVVRAMASGRQTAKKVAAYLNK; encoded by the coding sequence ATGGGAAATCCAAAAGCATTTTTAGAGATACACCGCCAGGAGGCGGGATACCGTCCGATACAAGATAGAATTCAAGACTTCAGCGAGGTGGAGCAGACGCTTAGCACCCGCGAACGTAAACTGCAGGCATCGCGCTGTATGGACTGTGGCGTACCCTTCTGCCACTGGGCCTGTCCGCTTGGCAACAAAGCGCCAGAGTGGAACGATGCGCTGTATAAAGGCGACTGGGAGCTGGCTTACAAGTTGCTGAACACCACCAACCCCTTCCCAGAGTTCACTGGTCGCATCTGTCCCGCACTCTGTGAGAAAGCCTGCGTATTGAACCGTTTCAACCACGAACCAACCACGAATCGCGAGGACGAGGCTGCTATTACCGAGATGGCTTTTCAGGAGGGATTCATCACACCTCGCACCGACATTAAGCGTAATGGTAAGAAGGTGGCTGTGATTGGTGCTGGCCCTGCTGGATTGGCTGCCGCTAACGACCTGAACCACATGGGATATACCGTCACTGTGTTCGAGAAGAATGAGGCTGCAGGCGGATTGCTGCGCTACGGTATTCCTAACTTTAAACTGAACAAGGCCATTATTGATCGCCGTATTGCCCTGTTGGAGCAGGAGGGTATCGAGTTTCGTTACAATTCCGAAATTTCCGGAGAATCTGGAATATCTGGAATATCTGGAGATTACGACGCCGTTGTTATCTCGACTGGTACACCAACTGCCCGCGATCTGAAGGCTCCTGGCCGCGAACTCAAGGGCGTACACTTCGCCCTCGAGATGCTGTCGCAGCAGAATCGTGTGCTGGCAGGCATGGAGTTCTCTAAGGATGAACGCGTAACAGCCAAAGGCAAGGATGTGTTGGTAATCGGTGGTGGTGATACTGGTAGTGACTGTATCGGAACTGCCCATCGTCAGGGATGTAAGAGCGTGACTCAGATTGAGATTATGCCTAAACCCGTTGAAGGTCCTGAAGACCCACAGAACCCCTGGCCAAACTGGCCTCGTACTCTCAAGACCACTTCGAGTCACGAGGAAGGTTGTACTCGTCGTTGGAATATCAACACCTTGGAGTTCCTTGGTAAGGATGGCAAGCTGACTGGCGTAAAGGTTCAGGAGATTGACTGGAAGCCAAACCCAGAAGGTGGACGCCCCATCATGGTTGAGAAGGGCAAACCGGAGATTATCAAGGCCGAGCTGGTGCTGCTGGCTATGGGCTTCCTGAAACCAGAGCATCCCGAGTATCCCAAGAACGTATTCGTTTGTGGCGACTCTGCTAATGGTGCCAGCCTCGTAGTTCGTGCGATGGCTAGCGGCAGACAAACCGCAAAGAAGGTGGCTGCTTACCTCAATAAGTAA